The proteins below come from a single Rosa rugosa chromosome 2, drRosRugo1.1, whole genome shotgun sequence genomic window:
- the LOC133727905 gene encoding oxysterol-binding protein-related protein 3C yields the protein MSFPNKDEKNNKGFFAAMSSGLSVFGSAMHRSVGGMLGYEGVEVINPEGGKEDAEEEAQRGRWKQEERDSYWKMMQKYIGSDITSMVTLPVYIFEPMTMLQKMAELMEYSHLLDRADECEDPYMRLVYSTSWAISVYYAYQRTWKPFNPILGETYEMVNHCGITFVAEQVSHHPPMSAAHGENEHFTYDVTSKLKTKFLGNSLDVYPVGRTRVTLKRDGVVLDLVPPPTKVNNLIFGRTWVDSPGEMIMTNLTTGDKAVLCFQPCGWFGAGRYEVDGYVYNSAEEPKILMTGKWNESMNYQPCDMEGEPLPGTELKEVWHIADVPENDKFQYTYFAHKINSFNTAPKKLLASDSRLRPDRYALENGDLSKAGAEKSRLEERQRAEKKEREAKEQKFTPRWFELTEEVTPTPWGDLEVYQYNSKYTQHRAAIDSSDSVDGVDVKSIDFNPWQYGNVSAE from the exons ATGAGTTTCCCAAACAAGGATGAGAAGAACAACAAGGGCTTCTTCGCCGCCATGAGTTCCGGCCTCTCCGTCTTCGGCAGCGCCATGCACCGATCCGTTGGCGG GATGCTTGGTTATGAAGGGGTGGAAGTTATAAATCCAGAGGGAGGCAAAGAAGATGCAGAGGAGGAAGCTCAACGTGGAAGATGGAAGCAGGAG GAACGAGACAGTTACTGGAAGATGATGCAAAAGTATATAGGTTCAGATATAACATCAATGGTGACTCTTCCTGTATATATTTTTGAGCCAATGACAATGCTGCAGAAAATGGCAGAG CTGATGGAATATTCACACTTGTTGGATCGCGCTGATGAATGTGAGGATCCTTATATGCGGTTGGTGTACTCCA CTTCATGGGCTATATCTGTCTACTACGCCTACCAGCGAACATGGAAACCATTTAATCCTATACTTGGGGAGACTTATGAGATGGTTAATCACTGTGGGATTACATTCGTTGCAGAGCAG GTCAGTCATCATCCACCAATGAGTGCTGCTCATGGTGAAAATGAGCATTTCACTTATGATGTGACGTCAAAGCTGAAAACTAAATTTTTAGGGAACTCTCTTGATGTTTACCCTGTTGGAAG AACCCGAGTGACTCTTAAAAGAGATGGTGTAGTCTTAGATTTAGTGCcacctcccacaaaggtaaacAACTTGATATTCGGACGGACTTGGGTTGATTCACCTGGAGAGATGATCATGACAAATCTGACAACTGGGGACAAAGCTGTGCTATGTTTCCAGCCTTGTGGCTGGTTTGG AGCTGGTCGTTATGAAGTGGATGGATATGTTTATAATTCTGCTGAGGAACCTAAGATATTGATGACTGGGAAATGGAATGAATCCATGAATTATCAACCTTGTGACATGGAAGGGGAACCCCTTCCAGGAACAGAATTAAAAGAG GTTTGGCATATTGCCGATGTTCCGGAGAATGACAAATTTCAGTACACATACTTTGCACATAAAATAAATAGCTTTAACACTGCTCCTAAAAAGTTGTTGGCATCGGACTCGCGTTTGCGCCCTGATAGATATGCACTTGAGAACGGCGATCTATCCAAAGCAGGTGCAGAGAAGAGCAg ATTGGAGGAGAGGCAGAGAGCTGAAAAGAAAGAACGAGAAGCAAAGGAACAAAAGTTTACACCAAGATGGTTCGAATTAACTGAGGAGGTTACACCTACACCGTGGGGTGACTTGGAAGTCTATCAGTATAACAGTAAATACACTCAACACCGTGCTGCAATTGATAGCTCTGACTCTGTTGATGGGGTTGATGTGAAATCAATTGACTTCAACCCATGGCAGTATGGCAATGTGTCCGCAGAATGA
- the LOC133727907 gene encoding uncharacterized protein LOC133727907 encodes MKEAKANGQYPQPQQHQNGGAHLSPFKFAKLFDPEASWDKDQLGDVLHWIRQGMALVCGLLWGAVPLVGGIWFVLFLLLSTGIIYGYYAMILKLDEEEFGGHGALLQEGLFASVTLFLLAWVLVYSLGHF; translated from the exons ATGAAAGAAGCGAAAGCCAACGGTCAGTACCCGCAGCCGCAGCAGCACCAGAACGGCGGTGCCCACTTGTCGCCGTTCAAATTCGCCAAGTTGTTCGATCCGGAAGCTTCCTGGGACAAG GATCAATTGGGAGATGTCTTGCATTGGATTCGACAGGGCATGGCTCTTGTGTGTGGGCTACTATGGGGTGCGGTACCCTTGGTAGGAGGCATATGGTTCGTCCT TTTTCTCTTGTTATCCACTGGGATTATATATGGCTACTATGCGATGATACTGAAGCTTGATGAAGAAGAATTTGGCGGTCATGGAGCTCTCCTCCAAGAGGGACTTTTTGCATCTGTAACTCTTTTTCTG CTTGCATGGGTTCTAGTATACAGCTTGGGACACTTCTGA